In a single window of the Rhineura floridana isolate rRhiFlo1 chromosome 3, rRhiFlo1.hap2, whole genome shotgun sequence genome:
- the LOC133381099 gene encoding zinc finger protein ZFP2-like isoform X3, with protein MRSEVPETMEQEEKPRILGLENAETSSDAHSEGSSATVKVKEEEKEEEEDPWVPNLQGSEESDICPGALLGFPDTKLKVKEEEEPWVPDHEAPEENKASPTAQSGFPDVTVKMEEDKPGVPKSEGSEESEAVRVSCSGFPGVIIKVEPEEDPLVSDLQASQGSTIVSGTQPGNGYMKEEGDFLPGSAKHMEHTGASLAVARGSFFRRANQYRTERQQGSHAGKRAGKKPYKCPNFGKIFIWRKYFLAQERGHTGEKLYTCSYCGKTFNGRSYLLAHERTHTGEKPHKCSLCGKGFNVRSYLIAHWRTHTGEKPHICSFCGKSFSGRSNLNRHQRSHTGEKPYTCSVCGRSFSHKAHMIRHERIHTGEKPYKCSQCTKSFSQSSTLISHERTHTEKPYKCSYCEKSFSQSAKLATHERTHTGEKPYECPACGKGFNHRSDYIIHERTHTGDKPYACSICGKGFSGRSNLTRHERSHTGEKPYLCSVCGKGFCHKAHLLRHEKIHTGEKPYKCSDCGESFKHRTDLIGHERSHSGVKQYTCTACGKSFSGKSNLNRHKRSHTGEKPYTCLVCSRSFSHKAHLIRHERIHTGEKPYKCLQCMKSFNQSSTLVAHERTHTGEKPYKS; from the exons AGGTTCCTGAGACAATGGAACAAGAGGAGAAGCCACGGATTCTAGGATTGGAGAACGCTGAGACTTCCTCGGATGCCCACTCAG AGGGTTCCAGTGCAACAGTAAAAgtgaaggaggaagaaaaagaggaagaggaagacccCTGGGTACCCAATCTCCAGGGCTCTGAGGAAAGTGACATTTGCCCAGGTGCCCTCTTAG GGTTCCCTGATACGAAGTTAAAGGTGAAAGAGGAGGAAGAACCATGGGTCCCGGATCATGAGGCTCCTGAGGAAAACAAAGCCTCCCCAACAGCCCAGTCAG GGTTTCCTGATGTAACAGTAAAGATGGAAGAAGACAAGCCAGGAGTCCCCAAAAGTGAAGGCTCAGAGGAAAGCGAAGCTGTTCGAGTGTCCTGCTCAG gatTTCCTGGTGTGATAATAAAGGTGGAACCAGAAGAGGACCCCTTGGTCTCAGATCTCCAGGCATCTCAGGGAAGCACAATTGTCTCAGGAACCCAGCCAG GCAATGGTTACATGAAAGAAGAAGGGGATTTTCTGCCAGGAAGCGCAAAGCACATGGAGCATACTGGAGCATCATTAGCAGTGgccagaggaagctttttccggAGGGCCAATCAGTACAGAACAGAAAGGCAGCAGGGAAGCCATGCAGGGAAAAGAGCCGGCAAGAAACCCTACAAATGCCCTAATTTTGGGAAAATCTTCATCTGGAGAAAATACTTCCTTGCCCAGGAGAGAggccatacaggagagaaactgTACACATGTTCATATTGTGGGAAAACCTTCAATGGGAGATCGTATCTCCTTGCCCACGAGAGAACCCATACCGGAGAGAAACCGCACAAATGCTCGCTTTGTGGGAAAGGCTTCAATGTAAGGTCTTACCTTATTGCCCACtggagaactcacacaggagagaagccccacatttgttcattttgtgggaaaagcttcagtggAAGATCAAACCTTAATAGACACCAGAGAAGCCACACGGGAGAGAAGCCGTATACCTGCTCCGTCTGTGGTAGAAGCTTTAGTCACAAGGCACATATGATCAGGCATGAAAGAATCCACACGGGAGAGAAGCCCTACAAATGTTCACAGTGTACGAAAAGCTTCAGCCAGAGTTCTACCCTCATTTCACATGAGAGAACCCACACagagaaaccatacaaatgctcGTACTGTGAGAAGAGCTTCAGCCAAAGCGCTAAACTAGCCACACATGAGAGAACCCACACGggtgagaaaccatatgaatgtcCAGCTTGTGGGAAAGGTTTTAATCACAGGTCGGATTATATCATACACGAGAGAACCCACACGGGCGATAAACCATATGCGTGTTCCATCTGCGGGAAAGGGTTCAGTGGGAGATCCAATCTTACGAGACACGAAAGAAGCCAcacgggagagaaaccatatctcTGCTCAGTTTGCGGTAAAGGCTTCTGCCACAAAGCGCATCTCCTCCGCCATGAGaaaattcacacaggagagaaaccctacAAATGCTCAGATTGTGGTGAAAGCTTCAAGCACAGAACAGACCTCATTGGCCACGAGAGGAGTCATTCAGGAGTTAAGCAGTATACCTGCACAgcctgtgggaaaagcttcagtggGAAGTCGAACCTTAACAGACACAAAAGAAgccacacaggcgagaaacccTATACATGCTTGGTCTGCAGCAGGAGCTTTAGTCATAAAGCACACCTGATTAGACACGAGAGAATCcatacaggggaaaaaccataCAAATGCTTGCAATGCATGAAAAGTTTCAATCAGAGCTCTACCCTCGTAGCTCATGAGAGAACTCACACGGGAGAGAAACCGTATAAAAGCTGA
- the LOC133381099 gene encoding zinc finger protein ZFP2-like isoform X2 — protein MEQEEKPRILGLENAETSSDAHSEGSSATVKVKEEEKEEEEDPWVPNLQGSEESDICPGALLGFPDTKLKVKEEEEPWVPDHEAPEENKASPTAQSGFPDVTVKMEEDKPGVPKSEGSEESEAVRVSCSGLPAVTIKVEAEEEPWVPNQDNEEGFPGVIIKVEPEEDPLVSDLQASQGSTIVSGTQPGNGYMKEEGDFLPGSAKHMEHTGASLAVARGSFFRRANQYRTERQQGSHAGKRAGKKPYKCPNFGKIFIWRKYFLAQERGHTGEKLYTCSYCGKTFNGRSYLLAHERTHTGEKPHKCSLCGKGFNVRSYLIAHWRTHTGEKPHICSFCGKSFSGRSNLNRHQRSHTGEKPYTCSVCGRSFSHKAHMIRHERIHTGEKPYKCSQCTKSFSQSSTLISHERTHTEKPYKCSYCEKSFSQSAKLATHERTHTGEKPYECPACGKGFNHRSDYIIHERTHTGDKPYACSICGKGFSGRSNLTRHERSHTGEKPYLCSVCGKGFCHKAHLLRHEKIHTGEKPYKCSDCGESFKHRTDLIGHERSHSGVKQYTCTACGKSFSGKSNLNRHKRSHTGEKPYTCLVCSRSFSHKAHLIRHERIHTGEKPYKCLQCMKSFNQSSTLVAHERTHTGEKPYKS, from the exons ATGGAACAAGAGGAGAAGCCACGGATTCTAGGATTGGAGAACGCTGAGACTTCCTCGGATGCCCACTCAG AGGGTTCCAGTGCAACAGTAAAAgtgaaggaggaagaaaaagaggaagaggaagacccCTGGGTACCCAATCTCCAGGGCTCTGAGGAAAGTGACATTTGCCCAGGTGCCCTCTTAG GGTTCCCTGATACGAAGTTAAAGGTGAAAGAGGAGGAAGAACCATGGGTCCCGGATCATGAGGCTCCTGAGGAAAACAAAGCCTCCCCAACAGCCCAGTCAG GGTTTCCTGATGTAACAGTAAAGATGGAAGAAGACAAGCCAGGAGTCCCCAAAAGTGAAGGCTCAGAGGAAAGCGAAGCTGTTCGAGTGTCCTGCTCAG GGCTTCCTGCTGTGACAATAAAGGTGGAAGCAGAAGAGGAACCGTGGGTGCCAAATCAAGACAACGAGGAAG gatTTCCTGGTGTGATAATAAAGGTGGAACCAGAAGAGGACCCCTTGGTCTCAGATCTCCAGGCATCTCAGGGAAGCACAATTGTCTCAGGAACCCAGCCAG GCAATGGTTACATGAAAGAAGAAGGGGATTTTCTGCCAGGAAGCGCAAAGCACATGGAGCATACTGGAGCATCATTAGCAGTGgccagaggaagctttttccggAGGGCCAATCAGTACAGAACAGAAAGGCAGCAGGGAAGCCATGCAGGGAAAAGAGCCGGCAAGAAACCCTACAAATGCCCTAATTTTGGGAAAATCTTCATCTGGAGAAAATACTTCCTTGCCCAGGAGAGAggccatacaggagagaaactgTACACATGTTCATATTGTGGGAAAACCTTCAATGGGAGATCGTATCTCCTTGCCCACGAGAGAACCCATACCGGAGAGAAACCGCACAAATGCTCGCTTTGTGGGAAAGGCTTCAATGTAAGGTCTTACCTTATTGCCCACtggagaactcacacaggagagaagccccacatttgttcattttgtgggaaaagcttcagtggAAGATCAAACCTTAATAGACACCAGAGAAGCCACACGGGAGAGAAGCCGTATACCTGCTCCGTCTGTGGTAGAAGCTTTAGTCACAAGGCACATATGATCAGGCATGAAAGAATCCACACGGGAGAGAAGCCCTACAAATGTTCACAGTGTACGAAAAGCTTCAGCCAGAGTTCTACCCTCATTTCACATGAGAGAACCCACACagagaaaccatacaaatgctcGTACTGTGAGAAGAGCTTCAGCCAAAGCGCTAAACTAGCCACACATGAGAGAACCCACACGggtgagaaaccatatgaatgtcCAGCTTGTGGGAAAGGTTTTAATCACAGGTCGGATTATATCATACACGAGAGAACCCACACGGGCGATAAACCATATGCGTGTTCCATCTGCGGGAAAGGGTTCAGTGGGAGATCCAATCTTACGAGACACGAAAGAAGCCAcacgggagagaaaccatatctcTGCTCAGTTTGCGGTAAAGGCTTCTGCCACAAAGCGCATCTCCTCCGCCATGAGaaaattcacacaggagagaaaccctacAAATGCTCAGATTGTGGTGAAAGCTTCAAGCACAGAACAGACCTCATTGGCCACGAGAGGAGTCATTCAGGAGTTAAGCAGTATACCTGCACAgcctgtgggaaaagcttcagtggGAAGTCGAACCTTAACAGACACAAAAGAAgccacacaggcgagaaacccTATACATGCTTGGTCTGCAGCAGGAGCTTTAGTCATAAAGCACACCTGATTAGACACGAGAGAATCcatacaggggaaaaaccataCAAATGCTTGCAATGCATGAAAAGTTTCAATCAGAGCTCTACCCTCGTAGCTCATGAGAGAACTCACACGGGAGAGAAACCGTATAAAAGCTGA
- the LOC133381099 gene encoding zinc finger protein ZFP2-like isoform X1, whose product MRSEVPETMEQEEKPRILGLENAETSSDAHSEGSSATVKVKEEEKEEEEDPWVPNLQGSEESDICPGALLGFPDTKLKVKEEEEPWVPDHEAPEENKASPTAQSGFPDVTVKMEEDKPGVPKSEGSEESEAVRVSCSGLPAVTIKVEAEEEPWVPNQDNEEGFPGVIIKVEPEEDPLVSDLQASQGSTIVSGTQPGNGYMKEEGDFLPGSAKHMEHTGASLAVARGSFFRRANQYRTERQQGSHAGKRAGKKPYKCPNFGKIFIWRKYFLAQERGHTGEKLYTCSYCGKTFNGRSYLLAHERTHTGEKPHKCSLCGKGFNVRSYLIAHWRTHTGEKPHICSFCGKSFSGRSNLNRHQRSHTGEKPYTCSVCGRSFSHKAHMIRHERIHTGEKPYKCSQCTKSFSQSSTLISHERTHTEKPYKCSYCEKSFSQSAKLATHERTHTGEKPYECPACGKGFNHRSDYIIHERTHTGDKPYACSICGKGFSGRSNLTRHERSHTGEKPYLCSVCGKGFCHKAHLLRHEKIHTGEKPYKCSDCGESFKHRTDLIGHERSHSGVKQYTCTACGKSFSGKSNLNRHKRSHTGEKPYTCLVCSRSFSHKAHLIRHERIHTGEKPYKCLQCMKSFNQSSTLVAHERTHTGEKPYKS is encoded by the exons AGGTTCCTGAGACAATGGAACAAGAGGAGAAGCCACGGATTCTAGGATTGGAGAACGCTGAGACTTCCTCGGATGCCCACTCAG AGGGTTCCAGTGCAACAGTAAAAgtgaaggaggaagaaaaagaggaagaggaagacccCTGGGTACCCAATCTCCAGGGCTCTGAGGAAAGTGACATTTGCCCAGGTGCCCTCTTAG GGTTCCCTGATACGAAGTTAAAGGTGAAAGAGGAGGAAGAACCATGGGTCCCGGATCATGAGGCTCCTGAGGAAAACAAAGCCTCCCCAACAGCCCAGTCAG GGTTTCCTGATGTAACAGTAAAGATGGAAGAAGACAAGCCAGGAGTCCCCAAAAGTGAAGGCTCAGAGGAAAGCGAAGCTGTTCGAGTGTCCTGCTCAG GGCTTCCTGCTGTGACAATAAAGGTGGAAGCAGAAGAGGAACCGTGGGTGCCAAATCAAGACAACGAGGAAG gatTTCCTGGTGTGATAATAAAGGTGGAACCAGAAGAGGACCCCTTGGTCTCAGATCTCCAGGCATCTCAGGGAAGCACAATTGTCTCAGGAACCCAGCCAG GCAATGGTTACATGAAAGAAGAAGGGGATTTTCTGCCAGGAAGCGCAAAGCACATGGAGCATACTGGAGCATCATTAGCAGTGgccagaggaagctttttccggAGGGCCAATCAGTACAGAACAGAAAGGCAGCAGGGAAGCCATGCAGGGAAAAGAGCCGGCAAGAAACCCTACAAATGCCCTAATTTTGGGAAAATCTTCATCTGGAGAAAATACTTCCTTGCCCAGGAGAGAggccatacaggagagaaactgTACACATGTTCATATTGTGGGAAAACCTTCAATGGGAGATCGTATCTCCTTGCCCACGAGAGAACCCATACCGGAGAGAAACCGCACAAATGCTCGCTTTGTGGGAAAGGCTTCAATGTAAGGTCTTACCTTATTGCCCACtggagaactcacacaggagagaagccccacatttgttcattttgtgggaaaagcttcagtggAAGATCAAACCTTAATAGACACCAGAGAAGCCACACGGGAGAGAAGCCGTATACCTGCTCCGTCTGTGGTAGAAGCTTTAGTCACAAGGCACATATGATCAGGCATGAAAGAATCCACACGGGAGAGAAGCCCTACAAATGTTCACAGTGTACGAAAAGCTTCAGCCAGAGTTCTACCCTCATTTCACATGAGAGAACCCACACagagaaaccatacaaatgctcGTACTGTGAGAAGAGCTTCAGCCAAAGCGCTAAACTAGCCACACATGAGAGAACCCACACGggtgagaaaccatatgaatgtcCAGCTTGTGGGAAAGGTTTTAATCACAGGTCGGATTATATCATACACGAGAGAACCCACACGGGCGATAAACCATATGCGTGTTCCATCTGCGGGAAAGGGTTCAGTGGGAGATCCAATCTTACGAGACACGAAAGAAGCCAcacgggagagaaaccatatctcTGCTCAGTTTGCGGTAAAGGCTTCTGCCACAAAGCGCATCTCCTCCGCCATGAGaaaattcacacaggagagaaaccctacAAATGCTCAGATTGTGGTGAAAGCTTCAAGCACAGAACAGACCTCATTGGCCACGAGAGGAGTCATTCAGGAGTTAAGCAGTATACCTGCACAgcctgtgggaaaagcttcagtggGAAGTCGAACCTTAACAGACACAAAAGAAgccacacaggcgagaaacccTATACATGCTTGGTCTGCAGCAGGAGCTTTAGTCATAAAGCACACCTGATTAGACACGAGAGAATCcatacaggggaaaaaccataCAAATGCTTGCAATGCATGAAAAGTTTCAATCAGAGCTCTACCCTCGTAGCTCATGAGAGAACTCACACGGGAGAGAAACCGTATAAAAGCTGA